The following coding sequences are from one Panicum hallii strain FIL2 chromosome 5, PHallii_v3.1, whole genome shotgun sequence window:
- the LOC112892120 gene encoding probable serine/threonine-protein kinase PBL7 isoform X1, which translates to MGFLACLCRCPQEEDDEEKEGEQFKINHQVASESCPLNTGSIVDIEGTQSISRHDEAIIFPLHQLADATKNFREDCLLGRGGFGCVYKATLSDGQVVAVKKLDLNGLQGNREFLVEVLMLNLLHHPNLVNLFGYCVDGDQRLLVYEYMPLGSLEDHLHDLAPDQEPLDWKTRMKIAAGAAAGLEYLHDKAHPPVIYRDIKPSNILLGEGYHAKLSDFGLAKLGPVGDKTHVTTRVMGTHGYCAPEYASTGQLTIKSDIYSFGVVFLELITGRRPHDSNRPPEEQDLVPWACPLFKDQRKFPRMADPLLHGRYPRRGLYQALAIAAMCLQKKAKNRPPIREVAAALSYLASQTYDRNNTAARRNRAGPSTSRVLDDQMNQDTTLPSQQPVHCRMNHIIPEVKETSWSGSYRAGRGRVAPNGIDRERALADANVWAEAWRRQEKASKMR; encoded by the exons ATGGGGTTCTTGGCGTGCTTGTGCCGGTGTCCTCAGGAGGAGGATGACGAGGAGAAGGAAGGGGAGCAGTTCAAGATCAATCACCAAGTCGCCTCAG AAAGTTGCCCGCTGAACACTGGGAGCATTGTAGATATAGAAGGAACCCAATCAATCAGTAGACATGATGAAGCTATCATCTTCCCATTACATCAGCTTGCTGATGCTACTAAAAACTTCAGGGAGGATTGTCTTTTGGGGCGAGGAGGCTTTGGTTGTGTGTACAAGGCTACTCTTAGTGATGGGCAG GTTGTTGCAGTAAAAAAACTTGATCTAAATGGGCTTCAGGGGAACAGAGAATTCCTTGTGGAGGTTCTCATGCTCAACCTCCTGCATCACCCAAATCTAGTCAATTTGTTTGGATACTGCGTTGATGGTGATCAGCGTTTGCTTGTCTATGAGTATATGCCATTGGGATCTCTAGAAGACCATCTGCATG ATCTTGCACCTGATCAAGAACCTCTAGATTGGAAAACAAGGATGAAGATAGCTGCCGGTGCAGCTGCTGGTTTGGAATACTTGCATGATAAGGCACATCCTCCAGTCATTTACCGAGATATTAAACCATCAAACATTCTTCTTGGTGAAGGGTATCATGCAAAGCTGTCTGACTTTGGACTTGCTAAGCTTGGTCCGGTTGGTGATAAGACTCATGTGACAACTCGTGTTATGGGGACACATGGTTATTGTGCTCCTGAATATGCCTCAACTGGACAGCTAACAATTAAGTCTGACATCTATAGTTTTGGTGTCGTGTTCCTTGAGCTAATTACAGGGCGAAGACCACATGATAGTAATCGGCCTCCCGAGGAACAAGACTTAGTTCCATGG GCCTGTCCATTGTTCAAAGATCAAAGGAAATTTCCCAGGATGGCTGATCCTTTGTTGCATGGCCGCTATCCAAGGAGGGGTTTATATCAGGCATTGGCTATTGCAGCAATGTGTTTGCAGAAGAAAGCTAAAAACCGACCTCCCATTAGGGAAGTTGCTGCTGCTCTCTCTTATTTAGCCTCACAAACATATGATAGGAATAACACTGCTGCTCGTCGTAACCGTGCTGGGCCTTCGACATCAAGGGTTTTGGACGATCAAATGAACCAGGACACCACATTGCCTAGCCAGCAACCAGTTCATTGCCGGATGAATCACATCATACCGGAAGTGAAGGAAACTTCCTGGAGTGGTTCATATCGTGCAGGAAGGGGTAGAGTTGCTCCAAATGGCATTGATAGGGAGCGTGCACTAGCAGATGCTAATGTATGGGCCGAGGCTTGGAGGCGCCAAGAGAAGGCAAGCAAAATGCGGTAG
- the LOC112892119 gene encoding serine/threonine-protein kinase RUNKEL — MNNFHVYEAIGRGKHSTVYKGRKKKTIEYFAVKSVDKSQRSKVLNEVRMLHSLDHANVLKFYSWYETSAHFWLILEYCVGGDLKGLLEQDKKLPENSIHDLAYDLVRALQFLHSQGIIYCDLKPSNILLDEFGCMKLCDFGLARRLKDIEKTNPGDVPQPMRGTPCYMAPELFREGGVHSYASDFWALGCVLYECYTGRPPFVGREFTQLVKSIISDPTPPLPDNPSRSLQNLIDCLLMKDPAERLQWSELCEHNFWRTSIPMIPLPPQPAFDNMIELSATPYLAERNGDKPSRQLTPPKHREYIGLKKKDENSTKGFTTPVKNVQSGKRNSAKPKADGFKGANILRMSRIAKLNLQRERDKENYRRPPTETSENETEVKIENNDMELDFGENPEGDVPDDTDGSDHPGSAAHEKPQVTDGNEENCMANQVDMLTDEGSVKPDIMMKTEQNSCSDNLDVVATPPSICMRKAQRAKVTPCSATGSEPTNIFEAFWHPTDLAVKPVMPSRKADKAVDTVPTLPFEALTACDYIKLPQEQLNAFNSQILQSLSGTFQVSEKQNTIRYLEMLSMNSDAANKITNGPIMLLLIKMLRLSKTSVLRVQIASLMGLLIRYSTALDVELASSGILNALSDGLRDKHDKLRRFCMATLGELLFYISTKSDQDTKEINTQESPLKDNRPATSWQVPSAVIALVSSILRKGEDDLAQLYALRTIDNICSQGTEWTSRFASQDAIGHLCYIYKATGKQESTRLIAGSCLARLSRFSPSCIHLILEKISFKDIASTLIKGNPREQQISLNILNSALVNSHTVTNMNRYIHSLSDDKQLAPGLISLIEQGTDVLRGKALLFVALLCKNSQRWLPHFFCNAKLISAVDRLGKEKEGFIHKCTEAFVQLVASLVPAILDTVCSDIQQVMTGKRHGPALAGRAHPKSTIYLFPVILHLLGSASFRHRVVTSHVLLQLANLIKILEAPFQARDDFQMTLLRILEAATEEPSVVLNEHKIFISRIIPSLSILYKGNKDGDARFLCLKILSDVMIVIFSDSSLTADEQTISDLKSISLKHFLPLYPSFAEDEDPIPIYAQKLLVMLLEHDCVKVSDILHKATVSQCFEFLLGDLSNANVSNVKLCFALASAPEMDTHILSQLQVVRRIGNLLEFVAAKDMDDFLEPTLELCRAFIIRGIGSNRSTALSKNPALLVDNAFSMSIAVDQQTCVMDICDFGGNMGIFLELVGNSDPQISDLASDCVVLLLKAAPREATVGLLTSLPKLSTVMDLLKHDNCLRLTRLLYGLGFSCRQYLAQGMILSISMSALMRVEALVSVFRGSNDNFLADAASYLGAELQRLPRCG; from the exons ATGAACAACTTCCACGTCTACGAAGCCATCGGCCGCGGCAAGCACTCG ACGGTGTATAAGGGGCGGAAGAAGAAGACCATCGAGTACTTCGCCGTCAAGAGTGTCGACAAGTCGCAGCGCTCCAAGGTCCTCAACGAG GTTCGGATGCTCCATTCTTTAGACCATGCAAATGTCCTGAAATTTTACTCTTG GTACGAGACCTCCGCACATTTCTGGTTAATATTGGAGTATTGTGTTGGTGGAGACCTGAAGGGCTTGCTTGAGCAG GATAAGAAGCTTCCTGAAAATTCTATTCATGACCTGGCTTACGATCTCGTCAGAGCTCTTCA GTTCTTGCATTCTCAAGGGATTATATATTGTGATCTGAAGCCATCAAACATTCTACTTGATGAATTTGGATGCATGAAG TTGTGTGACTTTGGATTAGCAAGGCGCTTAAAAGACATTGAGAAAaccaatcctggagat GTGCCACAACCCATGAGGGGTACACCATGCTATATGGCTCCTGAATTATTTCGAGAGGGAGGAGTCCACTCATATGCTTCTGATTTCTGGGCACTTGGTTGTGTTTTGTATGAATGCTATACAGGAAGGCCCCCTTTTGTGGGTAGAGAATTTACACAGTTAGTCAAATCTATAATTTCGGATCCTACACCACCTTTACCTGATAATCCATCAAGGTCCTTACAAAATCTGATTGATTGCTTGCTCATGAAAGATCCGGCAGAAAGGTTACAGTGGTCTGAATTGTGTGAGCACAACTTTTGGAGAACAAGTATACCGATGATTCCTTTACCACCTCAGCCTGCTTTTGACAACATGATCGAACTTTCTGCTACACCATATCTAGCTGAGAGAAATGGTGACAAACCTTCCAGACAGTTGACACCACCCAAGCACCGTGAGTATATTGGCCttaagaagaaggatgagaatTCTACCAAGGGTTTCACAACACCTGTTAAGAATGTACAAAGTGGCAAGAGAAATAGTGCGAAACCTAAGGCTGATGGTTTCAAAGGTGCAAATATCCTCAGGATGTCTCGCATAGCTAAGTTGAATTTGCAAAGGGAAAGGGACAAGGAGAACTACAGGCGTCCTCCCACAGAAACATCTGAGAATGAAACTGAAGTTAAGATAGAAAATAATGACATGGAGCTTGATTTTGGTGAAAATCCAGAAGGAGATGTGCCTGATGACACTGATGGATCTGATCATCCAGGATCAGCAGCACATGAAAAGCCTCAAGTCACTGATGGTAATGAAGAGAATTGTATGGCAAATCAGGTTGACATGCTTACAGATGAGGGGTCAGTTAAGCCTGATATCATGATGAAAACTGAGCAGAATTCTTGTTCAGATAACCTGGATGTGGTGGCCACTCCACCTAGTATCTGTATGCGAAAAGCACAACGTGCAAAGGTAACTCCATGTTCTGCAACTGGTTCTGAGCCAACTAACATCTTTGAAGCATTCTGGCATCCAACAGACCTTGCAGTTAAACCAGTTATGCCTAGTAGGAAAGCAGATAAAGCTGTGGACACGGTTCCCACACTTCCTTTCGAAGCTCTTACAGCATGTGATTATATTAAGTTGCCACAGGAGCAATTGAATGCATTCAACAGTCAGATACTTCAGAGTTTAAGTGGAACTTTTCAGGTTTCAGAAAAACAAAATACAATCAGATACCTGGAGATGTTAAGCATGAACTCAGATGCTGCGAACAAAATAACTAATGGTCCAATTATGTTGCTTCTTATAAAAATGCTTCGACTGTCAAAAACTTCAGTGTTACGTGTCCAAATTGCCTCACTTATGGGGTTGTTGATACGCTATTCCACTGCTCTTGATGTGGAGCTAGCAAGTTCAGGAATTCTCAATGCACTATCAGATGGATTAAGGGATAAGCATGATAAACTCAGGAGATTCTGTATGGCAACACTGGGAGAGTTGTTATTCTACATTTCTACCAAGTCTGATCAAGATACCAAAGAAATCAATACCCAAGAATCCCCTTTGAAGGATAACAGGCCTGCAACTTCGTGGCAG GTACCTAGTGCTGTAATTGCACTGGTGTCATCTATCTTGCGAAAGGGCGAAGATGATCTAGCTCAGTTATATGCCTTACGGACAATTGATAACATATGTAGCCAAGGAACAGAATGGACATCCCGTTTTGCTTCCCAGGATGCGATTGGACACTTGTGCTACATCTATAAAGCAACTGGAAAGCAGGAGAGTACCAGGCTCATTGCAGGATCTTGTTTGGCCCGCCTTTCTCGCTTCAGTCCATCATGTATTCATTTAATCCTGGAGAAGATATCATTCAAGGATATTGCATCCACACTCATCAAGGGAAATCCACGTGAACAGCAGATTAGTCTTAATATTCTCAATTCGGCATTAGTTAACAGTCACACTGTAACAAATATGAACCGCTATATTCATTCATTATCAGATGACAAACAATTGGCCCCTGGGCTCATTTCTCTGATAGAACAGGGAACTGATGTTCTGCGAGGGAAAGCCCTTTTGTTTGTTGCTCTACTTTGCAAGAACAGTCAAAGGTGGCTTCCTCATTTCTTTTGCAATGCAAAATTAATATCAGCGGTTGATAGATTGGGAAAGGAGAAGGAGGGTTTCATTCATAAATGTACAGAGGCATTTGTGCAGTTGGTCGCTTCTTTGGTCCCTGCTATTCTTGACACAGTCTGCAGTGATATACAGCAGGTTATGACTGGAAAACGCCATGGACCTGCTTTAGCTGGGCGAGCTCATCCAAAGAGCACGATTTATCTGTTTCCAGTTATTCTTCATCTTCTGGGAAGTGCATCCTTCAGGCACAGAGTCGTGACAAGTCATGTATTGCTTCAGCTGGCAAATCTTATTAAAATTTTGGAGGCACCATTTCAG GCTAGGGATGATTTCCAGATGACATTGTTGCGAATTCTTGaggctgctacagaggagcctTCTGTTGTACTCAATGAACACAAAATATTCATCAGTCGTATCATCCCAAGCTTATCAATCTTATACAAGGGCAATAAAGATGGTGATGCCAGATTTCTGTGTTTGAAGATACTCTCTGATGTGATGATTGTGATCTTCAGTGATTCTTCGTTAACTGCTGACGAGCAAACGATAAGTGATTTGAAATCGATCTCCCTGAAGCATTTTCTGCCGCTGTACCCTTCTTTTGCAGAGGATGAAGATCCCATACCCATATATGCGCAGAAACTGCTAGTAATGCTACTGGAACATGATTGCGTGAAAGTCTCTGATATTCTGCACAAAGCAACAGTATCCCAGTGCTTCGAATTTTTACTAGGAGATCTGTCAAATGCAAATGTAAGCAATGTCAAGCTTTGCTTTGCCCTGGCATCTGCTCCCGAGATGGACACCCATATTCTTTCTCAGCTTCAAGTTGTTCGAAGAATAGGGAACCTACTTGAGTTTGTTGCTGCAAAAGACATGGATGATTTTCTTGAACCAACCCTGGAACTTTGCAGAGCTTTTATTATCCGTGGCATTGGTAGCAACAGAAGTACTGCCCTCTCCAAAAACCCAGCACTCCTTGTTGACAATGCCTTCAGCATGAGCATTGCTGTTGATCAACAAACTTGCGTTATGGATATATGCGACTTTGGTGGCAACATGGGTATTTTTCTTGAGCTAGTTGGCAATTCAGATCCACAGATAAGTGACTTAGCATCAGATTGCGTGGTTTTGTTACTCAAGGCAGCACCTCGAGAGGCAACAGTGGGCTTGTTGACGAGTCTTCCTAAATTGAGTACTGTCATGGACTTGCTGAAGCATGACAACTGCCTACGGCTGACTCGCTTACTATATGGCCTAGGCTTCTCATGCAGGCAATATCTAGCCCAGGGAATGATCCTGTCAATATCAATGTCGGCTTTGATGCGAGTTGAAGCACTTGTTTCAGTTTTCAGGGGCTCCAACGATAACTTTCTTGCTGATGCTGCTTCTTATTTGGGTGCTGAACTGCAACGCTTACCTCGCTGTGGTTGA
- the LOC112894717 gene encoding FAD synthase-like, translating to MEIDEAVRGCSDRRMRTKYGNAVYVVQRAFALYPFEEVAFSFNGGKDSTVLLHLIRAGYYLYKKDAGDVAQMDAVKNCPLRTIYFESPCAFPEINSFTYETVSTYGLPLETIHSDFKSGLEGLLKEKPTKAIFIGTRIGDPNAVGQEQFSPSSPGWPPFMRVNPILDWSYRDVWSFLLTCKVKYCSLYDQGYTSIGSIHDTVPNALLSDSSTEKSFRPAYMLTDGRLERAGRTKKTNHKMEMNSVASNGMNNIEGEQMISRAASIIVVGDEILFGTTEDKLGAALCKKLHAIGWRVSHVAVVRNEIDSVAEEVERCKSTDDMVFIFGGLGPLHSDVSLAGVAKAFGVRLAPDEEFEDYLSQLMGNNYSGDRNEMALLPEGITELLHHKKLPLPLIKCRNVITLAATNVDELDTEWDCLLDTQESGLVQAKPFESKHLGTTLSDVQIAPVLAKLCLEFSDVYIGCHRISRAGPLVVNLTGKDNQRVEAAAEKLTRSFEGQFSQVDSCK from the exons GTTTGAGGAAGTAGCCTTCAGCTTTAATGGTGGGAAGGACTCAACT GTTCTCCTGCATTTGATTCGGGCTGGTTACTACCTTTACAAGAAGGATGCTGGTGATGTAGCCCAAATGGATGCTGTTAAAAACTGTCCATTGCGTACCATCTATTTCGAGAGCCCTTGTGCTTTCCCTGAAATCAACTCATTCACTTATGAGACCGTCTCAAC TTATGGGTTACCACTGGAAACTATCCATTCAGATTTCAAGTCTGGTCTAGAAGGCCTATTGAAAGAGAAGCCAACCAAAGCAATTTTCATTGGCACAAGAATTGGTGATCCAAATGCG GTTGGTCAAGAACAGTTCTCTCCTAGTTCACCTGGCTGGCCTCCTTTTATGAGGGTGAATCCAATCTTGGATTGGTCATACAG GGATGTTTGGTCTTTTCTCTTAACATGTAAGGTCAAATACTGCAGCCTTTATGATCAAGG GTATACTTCCATTGGAAGCATACATGATACTGTTCCAAATGCACTTCTTAGTGATTCATCAACTGAGAAAAGCTTCAGACCAGCATACATGCTAACAGATGGAAGGCTTGAAAGAGCTGGTCGAACAAAAAAAACTAATCACAAAATGGAAATGAATTCTGTTGCAAGCAATGGCATGAACAATATTGAGGGAGAACAGATGATCTCACGTGCGGCTTCAATCATTGTAGTCGGTGATGAAATATT GTTTGGCACAACTGAGGATAAACTAGGAGCAGCCTTGTGCAAGAAGCTTCATGCAATTGGCTGGCGGGTTTCTCATGTAGCAGTTGTTCGCAATGAG ATTGATTCTGTTGCTGAAGAAGTTGAACGCTGCAAATCTACGGATGACATG GTGTTTATCTTTGGAGGACTTGGGCCTCTACATTCAGACGTTTCTTTGGCTGGTGTTGCGAAAGCATTTGGAGTTCGTCTG GCTCCTGATGAAGAGTTTGAGGATTATCTTAGTCAACTCATGGGAAACAATTACAGTGGTGATCGAAATGAG ATGGCATTGTTGCCAGAAGGTATTACTGAACTATTGCACCACAAAAAGCTACCATTACCATTG ATCAAATGCAGAAATGTCATCACTCTTGCTGCAACCAATGTTGATGAACTAGACACCGAGTGGGATTGTCTTCTAGACACTCAGGAGAGTGGTTTAGTTCAGGCAAAACCTTTTGAGTCAAAGCATCTCGGCACTACACTTTCAGAT GTTCAAATTGCTCCGGTCCTTGCGAAACTGTGCTTAGAGTTTTCTGATGTTTACATAG GGTGTCATCGGATATCTAGAGCTGGGCCTTTGGTTGTGAATCTTACCGGAAAG GATAACCAGAGGGTAGAGGCAGCTGCAGAGAAGCTGACGAGAAGCTTTGAAGGACAATTTTCCCAAGTCGACAGTTGCAAATAA
- the LOC112892120 gene encoding probable serine/threonine-protein kinase PBL7 isoform X2: MTRRRKGSSSRSITKSPQWVYSKSSESCPLNTGSIVDIEGTQSISRHDEAIIFPLHQLADATKNFREDCLLGRGGFGCVYKATLSDGQVVAVKKLDLNGLQGNREFLVEVLMLNLLHHPNLVNLFGYCVDGDQRLLVYEYMPLGSLEDHLHDLAPDQEPLDWKTRMKIAAGAAAGLEYLHDKAHPPVIYRDIKPSNILLGEGYHAKLSDFGLAKLGPVGDKTHVTTRVMGTHGYCAPEYASTGQLTIKSDIYSFGVVFLELITGRRPHDSNRPPEEQDLVPWACPLFKDQRKFPRMADPLLHGRYPRRGLYQALAIAAMCLQKKAKNRPPIREVAAALSYLASQTYDRNNTAARRNRAGPSTSRVLDDQMNQDTTLPSQQPVHCRMNHIIPEVKETSWSGSYRAGRGRVAPNGIDRERALADANVWAEAWRRQEKASKMR; the protein is encoded by the exons ATGACGAGGAGAAGGAAGGGGAGCAGTTCAAGATCAATCACCAAGTCGCCTCAG TGGGTTTATTCAAAATCTTCAGAAAGTTGCCCGCTGAACACTGGGAGCATTGTAGATATAGAAGGAACCCAATCAATCAGTAGACATGATGAAGCTATCATCTTCCCATTACATCAGCTTGCTGATGCTACTAAAAACTTCAGGGAGGATTGTCTTTTGGGGCGAGGAGGCTTTGGTTGTGTGTACAAGGCTACTCTTAGTGATGGGCAG GTTGTTGCAGTAAAAAAACTTGATCTAAATGGGCTTCAGGGGAACAGAGAATTCCTTGTGGAGGTTCTCATGCTCAACCTCCTGCATCACCCAAATCTAGTCAATTTGTTTGGATACTGCGTTGATGGTGATCAGCGTTTGCTTGTCTATGAGTATATGCCATTGGGATCTCTAGAAGACCATCTGCATG ATCTTGCACCTGATCAAGAACCTCTAGATTGGAAAACAAGGATGAAGATAGCTGCCGGTGCAGCTGCTGGTTTGGAATACTTGCATGATAAGGCACATCCTCCAGTCATTTACCGAGATATTAAACCATCAAACATTCTTCTTGGTGAAGGGTATCATGCAAAGCTGTCTGACTTTGGACTTGCTAAGCTTGGTCCGGTTGGTGATAAGACTCATGTGACAACTCGTGTTATGGGGACACATGGTTATTGTGCTCCTGAATATGCCTCAACTGGACAGCTAACAATTAAGTCTGACATCTATAGTTTTGGTGTCGTGTTCCTTGAGCTAATTACAGGGCGAAGACCACATGATAGTAATCGGCCTCCCGAGGAACAAGACTTAGTTCCATGG GCCTGTCCATTGTTCAAAGATCAAAGGAAATTTCCCAGGATGGCTGATCCTTTGTTGCATGGCCGCTATCCAAGGAGGGGTTTATATCAGGCATTGGCTATTGCAGCAATGTGTTTGCAGAAGAAAGCTAAAAACCGACCTCCCATTAGGGAAGTTGCTGCTGCTCTCTCTTATTTAGCCTCACAAACATATGATAGGAATAACACTGCTGCTCGTCGTAACCGTGCTGGGCCTTCGACATCAAGGGTTTTGGACGATCAAATGAACCAGGACACCACATTGCCTAGCCAGCAACCAGTTCATTGCCGGATGAATCACATCATACCGGAAGTGAAGGAAACTTCCTGGAGTGGTTCATATCGTGCAGGAAGGGGTAGAGTTGCTCCAAATGGCATTGATAGGGAGCGTGCACTAGCAGATGCTAATGTATGGGCCGAGGCTTGGAGGCGCCAAGAGAAGGCAAGCAAAATGCGGTAG